From the Streptomyces sp. Sge12 genome, the window GGCGCCGCTCCCTCTTTCCGCGGACAAGGCGGCCAGAAGTTCGAATGCGCGCCGCGCCCCCGGTTGGCCGCGTTCGGCGTGTGCTCCGCGAGACCCTTGGGCAGGATCGAGACGGCCGCGTGTGCGGCCCGCAGTGGAACGTTGTGAAGGATCAGCCAGATGGCAACAGGCACCGTGAAGTGGTTCAACTCGGAGAAGGGGTTCGGCTTCATCCAGCAGGACGACGGCGGCCCCGACGTGTTCGTGCACTTCTCCGCGATCGAGGCCACCGGGTTCAAGTCGCTGGAGGAGAACGCCCGCGTCGAGTACTCCGTCTCCCAGGGACCCAAGGGTCCGCAGGCTGAGCGGGTGGTTCCCGCCCCCTAGTCCACTTCGCGGGCCGAGCCCGTGACGCGCTGCCCCGCCGGTCCGCCCGGCGGGGTTTCGTGTGTTCCGGCCGGGCCCTGCTGCGCCCGGCCGGGTCCGACGGCCGAGTGGAGGGACATGAGCAGCCGCCACAAGTGGTCCGCCAAGGCCTGCGGATCCGCCGGGACCTCCCCGTGCAGCCAGTCCGCGAGGACCCCGGTGAACGCGGCCGCGACCGCCGACGCCACGAGCTCCGGGTGCGGCGCGCCCACCGCCGCGCGCTCGGCGCGGGCCCGGGCGCGCAGCTCCCGGTGGAGGCGGTCGCCGAGCGGACCGCCGCCGCCGGGCAGGAGCAGGGTCCGGTAGAGCGGCGCCTGCTCGGCCGCCTCCACCAGGAACGCGGCCAGCGCCGCGGGGGGCCGGGCCGGCGGGCGCGGCGACGGGCCGGTCTGCCAGGCGTGCAGGGCGTCGACCGCCGCGTGGACCACGCCCGCGCAGGCGTCCACGGCGAGCGCGGGCAGGTCCTCGTAGTGCAGGTAGAAGGTGGCGCGGCCGACGCCGGCCCGGCGGACCACCGCCGAGACGCTGACCTCGGCGAGCGGCCGGTCGGCGCACTCGGCGAGCAGGCTCTCGCGCAGCCGCCCCTTGGTCCGGGCCGTACGGGGGTCCTCCGGACGCGGGCTCTCCGGGCGCGGGTCCTGAGGGTCCTGCGGGCTCACGCGGCCAGCAGCGCCGCGCCGAGGGCGAGGGCGCCGGGCAGTGCCTGGGCGACGAGGATCCGGCGGTTGGCGGTCGCGGCCCCGTACACCCCGGCGACGATCACGCAGACGAGGAAGAAGATCTGCGTGGCGAGCGAGTCGATGACGAGCGACCAGATCAGACCGGCGGCGAGGAAGCCGTTGTAGAGGCCCTGGTTGGCGGCCAGCGGGGCGGTGAGGCGGGCGGTGTCCGCGTCGAAGCCGGAGAGCGCGCGGCCGGGGGGCCGCTGCCACAGGAACATCTCCAGAACCATGAAGTACACGTGCAGCGCGGCCACGAGGCCGATCAGGATCTGGGCGACCGTGTGCATGGCCGTCTCCACTTCTCAGGTCGGTGGTCGGCATGCCGGGCGGCCGACTTCCTGGACAACTGTACAGGAAGTCGGTGTGGAGCGGGCGGGTGCCGCCGGTGGCGGATCTTGCAGTACGGGACCAGGTGGCGCCGAACGCCCGCTCGGTGATCCGGTGCGTACTCGAAGGCGACGTACATGAAGCCGATTCCGCCCACCGCCCACGAGGCCCGCGACGACTTCCTCCCGGTGCACATGGCCGAGCGCGTGCCGCACGAGGGAGTTCTCCCGGCGGCGTCCGCTGCCGAAGGCCTCGTGGAGCGGTCAGGTGTGCTTCGGTCGGGGTGACTGCTCGGTCATCGGACCGGCGTAGCCGGGGGGCCGACAGCCGACCTCCCCTACCCCGCGGGGCGACCGGAGGCGGCCGTGCTGCTGCGCGCCTCGGCCGGCCACTGGTCCCGGATCGCGCAACCGGCGCGCGGCGCCGTCCCGGACGCGGACGCTCCGGGGCGGCGCGCCGTCTTCGACACGTTCGCCGCTCTGGTGGAGGACGCCCGCGCCCTCGGGCGCCGGGTCGTCGCTCTGCTGCGCACCGCGGATCAGAGGTGGGCGTCCAGGAACGTACGGAACTCCTGGAGCGTCATCGGCCCGGCCTGGCTCGCGACCGCCCCGCCGTCCTTGATGAGTACGGCCGTCGGCGCGCCCGTCACCCCGTACCGCCTGGTCGGCCCCGGGCAGCGGGTGATGTCGGTGCGGACGGGGGTGAAGCGCGTCCCGTACTCCTCGGCCAGTTCGGCGACGACGGCGTCCATCGCGCGGCAGGCCTCGACGGCCTTGGGCCAGGTGCCGCAGAAGTACGCGAGTACGGGCCCGGTCGTCATCGAGAGGATGAAGTCGAACTCCTGGTCCTCCAGTGGCTGGTGCACCCGACGTGCCATGCGTGTCGCTCCTCGCTCGTGCGCCTCCCCGGAGCGGGAGGGCGGCCCCCATCATCGCCGCCGCACCGGCCCGCGGCCGCCGGGGCCGTTGTCAGTGGCTGCTGTGAAGCTGATCGGTATGGACGACAGGATGCTCCGGCGCCGGGTCTACGGCGCCGACCACGAGGACCCCGACCCCGGGCCGCGCCCCGGCCGCAGCTACGGCGAGCTGGTCGGCGGGCCGCTCGACGGCCTCCTCCTGGACATCACCGGCTGGAGTGCGCACCGGCTCGCCGAAGAGGCCGGGCTCCCCACGGAGATAGGACGCTACGGAGCGGGCGGCCGCGCCCACTACCGCCGCCGCTCGGGGGACCCCGGCCACTGGGACTGGACGGGCGACAGCCGCTGACGGCAGGCGGTGCGGCAAGGGCGGGGAAGGGGCGGGGCGGGGCGGGGCGGGGAAGGGACGGGACCCGGAGGCCGGCGGCTCAGCCTTCGGCGCCCCGGCTCACCCGGTGGGCCCAGATCACGAGCGGTACCTGGAGCGGCAGCCGGGCGAGCGCCACGGCCCGCACGGCGGGGGAGCGGTGGCGCGCGTCGACAGCCATCTTCACGTTGGCCGGGAACACGCCGACGAAGAAGGCCGCCGTGGCCAGCGCGGCCACCCTGCGGGTGCGCGGATGGGCGACGCCGGCGGCGAGGGCGAGCTCGGCCACCCCACTGGCGTACGTCCACCCGCGCGGGCTGCCCGGCAGCGAACGGGGCACCGTCGCGTCGAACCGCCCGGGCGCCGCCGCGTGGGCGACGGCAGCTCCGGCCAGCAGGCCGGCGAGCAGGACGGGGGAGGAGACGCGCGCCATCGGGGTCCTCTCGGAGATGCCTGGGCTCGCGATCCTACTCGCGAGTAGCCGGGGGTGGCCGCATTCGGGCGGACTCCGACCCGCCCAGGTGGACGAATGCGGCCCAGAAACGGGTCTCCGCGTAGCAGGGGATTCGCGGCGGCCGGCTGTCCAGGAAGGCCACGGCCTCGCGCAGGCGGGCGCGGGTCGGTTCGTCCGGTACGGCGGCGAGCAGTTCGGCGCACCACCGGGACAGCTGCTCGGCCGTGGAGTCCCGCAGCCACAGCTGGGCCGTGCGCAGGGCCCGCCCGGCGCCCACGGATGCGCCCACGGCGGCGCCGTCGGACGTGCCGTCGGCCGCGCCGTCGGAGGCACCGGAGTCCAGTTCGCGGTAGAACCGGGTCGCGATGAGCATGGTCGCCAGGTCGTTCACGTTCCACAGTGCGGCGATCACCTCGCGCGCACCGGCCTGGAGCAGCCCCGAGGCCAGCCCGATGGCCTCGTCCGGCAGGAACGCGTCGGTGGACGCCGTGCGGCAGGCCGACGCGAACACCAGCCGCACGCCCCGGAAGGCACGGCCGGCCATGATGCTGCGGAGCGTCATCCGGGTGCCGCCGGTCAGCAGGAAGGCCGACTCCAGCGGGCTCTCCTGCTCGAAGGAGCCGTGACACGCCAGGTGGACGTGGGTGGCCCCGGGGACATCCTCCTTCAGGAACACCGGGGCGAGGGCCGCCGCGCCGTGCCGCACCGTGTGCCGGGACCAGGGGAGCAGCACGCCGACGGCCGCGGCCTCGGCCGACGCATAGGGCAGATCGTTCGTCGGGTCGCCGACGGCCGCCAGCACCGGGGGCCCGGGCCGGGCCGCCGGTCTGCGGGCGAGCACGGCCGCCGAGGGGGCGTAGGACACCGCGAACTCGTCCAGCAGGCAGCGGCCGTCGTGGACGAAGGAATGCAGCGGCAGACCCGCCAGCGGACCGCACGGGACCAGGGTCACCTCCTCCGCGCCCGTGTCGCGCAGCCAGCCCGCGAGGGTGGCGGTGAGCCCGCTGCGGGGCAGCGGGCCCGGATCCCCGCCGGCCGGGACGTCCTGCCGGTCCACGATCCGGCTGTCGATGTCGAGGCCGCCCTCCCCGTCGCGCCGGACGAGCAGCAGACGTACGACCTCCGCGGACCCGTACACGTAGACCAGGGGGCGGTGCGGGGGCACTGCGGCGGACAGTTCGCCGAGACCCGGCGGGCGCAGTGCCTCGGCCGCCGCGGTGAGGCGGGCGAGGGCGTCGTCGCGTTCCCCGCGCGCCTTGGCGATCGCCCGCACCAGTGACAACTGGAGCCGTTCGACGTCGGCCGTGCCGAAACCGGCGGCGGGCAACGACCGTTCGGCGCCGCCGAGCGCCGTCAGCCGGTCGCAGGCCGCCCGGTAGGCGTCGAAGGCCTCGGGGTCGCCGTCGCGGGCGCTGCGCAGCACGTCCTGGTCCTGCTGCAGGGTCTCGCCGAGCTCCCGGGCCAGGGTCCGTTCCAGGAGGAGGACGGCGTCCTGGGTGCGGCCCGCCCTGACCATCATGGTGACGATCCCCAGCATGTCGCCGGCCGCGGCCCGCTGCTCCATGTGCCGGCTCTGCCTGAGCAGGGCGTCCTGGTAGAGGCCCTCGTGCAGCTCCGCGGCCCACGCTCCCGCGTCCGCCGCGGCCCCCCAGTCCCTCCGCTCCGCGAGGAACCGCAGGTAGACCATGGCGGCCTTGAACGCGTCGCCGCTCCGGCCGCGTTCGGCGAGGGTCCTGATCGTGTCCTCGTGGACGGCGCGGTCCTCCGTGGGCTCCAGCTGGGCCAGGTTCACCTGGATGCTTGCCCAGTCCCGGGGGCTGTTCTCGAGCGTCAGCACCCGCAGGGCCGCCCGGAAGTGCACCGCCGCGGCGCGCAGTTGCTCCGGCTCCCCGGTCTGCCAGCGCATCACCCCGAGGAACGACTGCGTCAGCGCCCACTGCCTCGGCGTCGACTCCTGCGTGAACACCTGGAGGCAGGAAGTCAGATGGGCGATCGCGCGCTCGAGATCCGGCTCGGCACGCACCTCGGGGTCCCCGAGGGCGACCCCGAGGTTGAATTCGGCGTTGGCCCAGTCCCACGGGTGCTCCTCGAGCGTGAAGACGGACTGCGCCGCCATGAACGCCTGGATGGCCAGTCGCTGCGTGGCCTCGACGTCGCGGCCCCGCATCATGCTGTAGGCGACGCCGAGCGAGATCTGGGACATCGCCCAGTCCATCGGCATCTCGTGCTTGGGCTGGGCCGTGAGCGAGGCGCGGTAGTGCTCGATGGCACGCCACAGGTTCGCCTCCCGGCCCTCGGCGAGCCGGTCCCGGTACAGCCGGCCGAGGTTGTGGTGGATGTCCCCGCGCTGCACGGCATCGGTGACGGGGTCGAGGAGGTCGAGGGCCTCGTGGGCCGTACGGATGGCCTCCTCGGAGTTCTGCTCCGGATCTCCCGCGGTCCGCAGGGGCAGCAGCCTGACGACCGTGTTGAGCAGGCCGGCCCGGACGGCGGGCTCGGCGTCCGCCGGAAGGGACCCGAGGGCGTCGCGGCACAGGGCGATCGCCCGCTCGACGCTCTCGAAGCGGCCGCTCGTCGTGGCCGCGTCGAGCAGGGCCCGGGCGAGGGCGGAGACGACGGACGGGTAGTGGGGATGATCCGCCGTCACCTCGGCCGCGCACTGTTCGAAGATGGCCAGGGCCTCGGCCGCATTGGCCCCGGGGTCGCCGTCCCGGCGGCGGTCGTAGGCGTGGCCCAGATTGACCCGGAGCCCCAGGGTGACACCGAGTTCGGCGCTCTCGGGCAGGTCCAGGATCGCCCGCAGCGCCGTGATGGCCTCCTCCGTGTCGATCTTTCCGTTGGTGCGCGGCGCGAGGACCTCCTCGGCCAGCATCATGTTCAGGAGCACCCACGCGGTCCGCGAAGCCTCGTACGAGTTCGTGGCGAGCGCCTCGCGGATCCGGCTCAGGCGCTCGTCGTGGTCGGGGACGGCCCGCAGGCTGTCGGAGAACTCGAAGACGCTCATCCGCCGCGGGTCCTCCGGCGGCCGCTCCGCGGGGGCGTTCTCCTCGATCCAGTCCAGCAGGTCCCGCAACCGTGCCAGCAGCCCGGTCGCGGTGCGACGCTCCTGCCCCTCGGGCAGCCGGCCCTCCGCGTCCGCGGCCAGCCGTACCGCACGCGCCACGAGGGCCCGGTGGTCCGCGGGACTCCCGTCGTAGGTGGTGGCGAACTGCAGGGCCAGGGCGAGCTGGTACCGGGGCAGGTCGGGGTCGGCCGGGTCCGTCAGCAGCCGTTCCAGTCCGGCCCGGCGCAGGTCGAGCAGCGGGCCGGTCCCCTCGCCGGTGTGCTGGTCGATGAGTCCGCACATCTCGAGGCAGACGGCCCGTGCGGAGGTGCCGGGCAGGTCCTGGTCCACGAGGGACCACAAGGTCCGCACCGCCGTGAGCAGGTCCTCGGTCTCGCGGGACAGGGCGTACCGGCATTCCTGCGCCCGGAAGAGGTTGAAGGACGCCATGGCCCGTTTCCCGGCCGGGACGGAGGGCAGCCGGAGGGCGCTCTCCAGGCAGGTCAGTGCCCCCGCCAGGTCCTCGATGCGGCCGTCCTCCAGGTGCCGGTGCAGCCGGTTCGTGCCGACGGAGATCAGCGTGGACCAGCGCGCCGGCACCGACAGCGCCGGAAAGCCGGGATGTGTCATCACCGCTTCCCAGGCCGCGCCGTACGTGTCGGGATCGGTGTCGTCCGGCAGGCCGACGGCATGGTCGAAGAGCTCGCTCAGCACGGTGGGGGACCTCCGGAGGGGGCACCGGACGAGGACGGATCGGTGAAGAGGGGTTCGGGCCGGCGGGAACCGGCGGAGAGGTACGTGGTGAGCCGCCGCCCCGCCCGGTACTCCGCGAGCGGGTTCTCCGGGAGGGGATGGCGCAGCGATCCGTAC encodes:
- a CDS encoding cold-shock protein, which gives rise to MATGTVKWFNSEKGFGFIQQDDGGPDVFVHFSAIEATGFKSLEENARVEYSVSQGPKGPQAERVVPAP
- a CDS encoding DUF1304 domain-containing protein, whose product is MHTVAQILIGLVAALHVYFMVLEMFLWQRPPGRALSGFDADTARLTAPLAANQGLYNGFLAAGLIWSLVIDSLATQIFFLVCVIVAGVYGAATANRRILVAQALPGALALGAALLAA
- a CDS encoding thioredoxin family protein, encoding MARRVHQPLEDQEFDFILSMTTGPVLAYFCGTWPKAVEACRAMDAVVAELAEEYGTRFTPVRTDITRCPGPTRRYGVTGAPTAVLIKDGGAVASQAGPMTLQEFRTFLDAHL
- a CDS encoding DoxX family protein encodes the protein MARVSSPVLLAGLLAGAAVAHAAAPGRFDATVPRSLPGSPRGWTYASGVAELALAAGVAHPRTRRVAALATAAFFVGVFPANVKMAVDARHRSPAVRAVALARLPLQVPLVIWAHRVSRGAEG
- a CDS encoding CHAT domain-containing tetratricopeptide repeat protein yields the protein MLSELFDHAVGLPDDTDPDTYGAAWEAVMTHPGFPALSVPARWSTLISVGTNRLHRHLEDGRIEDLAGALTCLESALRLPSVPAGKRAMASFNLFRAQECRYALSRETEDLLTAVRTLWSLVDQDLPGTSARAVCLEMCGLIDQHTGEGTGPLLDLRRAGLERLLTDPADPDLPRYQLALALQFATTYDGSPADHRALVARAVRLAADAEGRLPEGQERRTATGLLARLRDLLDWIEENAPAERPPEDPRRMSVFEFSDSLRAVPDHDERLSRIREALATNSYEASRTAWVLLNMMLAEEVLAPRTNGKIDTEEAITALRAILDLPESAELGVTLGLRVNLGHAYDRRRDGDPGANAAEALAIFEQCAAEVTADHPHYPSVVSALARALLDAATTSGRFESVERAIALCRDALGSLPADAEPAVRAGLLNTVVRLLPLRTAGDPEQNSEEAIRTAHEALDLLDPVTDAVQRGDIHHNLGRLYRDRLAEGREANLWRAIEHYRASLTAQPKHEMPMDWAMSQISLGVAYSMMRGRDVEATQRLAIQAFMAAQSVFTLEEHPWDWANAEFNLGVALGDPEVRAEPDLERAIAHLTSCLQVFTQESTPRQWALTQSFLGVMRWQTGEPEQLRAAAVHFRAALRVLTLENSPRDWASIQVNLAQLEPTEDRAVHEDTIRTLAERGRSGDAFKAAMVYLRFLAERRDWGAAADAGAWAAELHEGLYQDALLRQSRHMEQRAAAGDMLGIVTMMVRAGRTQDAVLLLERTLARELGETLQQDQDVLRSARDGDPEAFDAYRAACDRLTALGGAERSLPAAGFGTADVERLQLSLVRAIAKARGERDDALARLTAAAEALRPPGLGELSAAVPPHRPLVYVYGSAEVVRLLLVRRDGEGGLDIDSRIVDRQDVPAGGDPGPLPRSGLTATLAGWLRDTGAEEVTLVPCGPLAGLPLHSFVHDGRCLLDEFAVSYAPSAAVLARRPAARPGPPVLAAVGDPTNDLPYASAEAAAVGVLLPWSRHTVRHGAAALAPVFLKEDVPGATHVHLACHGSFEQESPLESAFLLTGGTRMTLRSIMAGRAFRGVRLVFASACRTASTDAFLPDEAIGLASGLLQAGAREVIAALWNVNDLATMLIATRFYRELDSGASDGAADGTSDGAAVGASVGAGRALRTAQLWLRDSTAEQLSRWCAELLAAVPDEPTRARLREAVAFLDSRPPRIPCYAETRFWAAFVHLGGSESARMRPPPATRE